A single genomic interval of Streptomyces sp. NBC_00663 harbors:
- a CDS encoding metallophosphoesterase family protein, whose amino-acid sequence MARVPVAALNVLIRLRRSPRALARHYRTRRPHPSVELVPQPHPWGRALGLVAVVLLGAWLGLLIVGNVRTPVGPMNTTMTLRPSLTGGTKINVSPLGALQLDSHHAPVRLDVNVDQLDPVRSQALVDHPERISGLQDEVARDVEHGTLDLALRSCVAVVAGATALGLAVYRRPRRALAAGGLALTLLAACGGTAYATWNPDSVLQPKFSGLLSSAPSLVGNARSIVTEFDVYQRELARLVTNVTKLYDVTSTLPAYQPDPTTIRVLHVSDIHLNPASWKIIASLVKQYQVNVIVDSGDTMDHGTAAENGFLDPVADLGAPYVWVRGNHDSQVTQRYLERMKNVHVLDDGRAETVAGLRFAGLGDPQYTPDRSEKSGAQETQEAAGGRLAASLRDWTTAGKPVDVAVIHEPSAAREVDGSVPLVLSGHLHHQETEVMRNGTRLRVEGSTGGSGLRAVEGKYPDPIEASILYFDRDTRHLQAWDAIKLGGLGLTTAEVSRHLPEENLPGATPSPSPSSGTSTGTSPSPSPSGSTR is encoded by the coding sequence ATGGCCCGCGTCCCCGTCGCCGCCCTGAACGTCCTGATCCGCCTACGCCGCTCGCCCCGCGCCCTCGCCCGGCACTACCGCACCCGCCGCCCGCACCCCTCCGTCGAACTCGTGCCCCAGCCGCACCCGTGGGGCCGCGCCCTCGGTCTGGTCGCGGTCGTGCTGCTCGGCGCCTGGCTGGGCCTGCTCATCGTCGGCAACGTCCGCACCCCGGTCGGGCCCATGAACACCACGATGACCCTGCGCCCGTCCCTCACCGGCGGCACGAAGATCAACGTCTCCCCGCTCGGCGCCCTGCAACTGGACAGCCATCACGCCCCGGTCCGCCTCGACGTCAACGTCGACCAACTCGACCCGGTCCGCTCCCAGGCCCTGGTCGACCACCCCGAGCGGATCTCCGGCCTCCAGGACGAGGTCGCCCGGGACGTCGAGCACGGCACCCTCGACCTGGCCCTGCGCTCCTGTGTCGCCGTCGTCGCGGGCGCCACCGCCCTCGGCCTCGCCGTCTACCGCCGCCCGCGCCGCGCCCTCGCCGCCGGCGGCCTCGCCCTGACCCTGCTGGCCGCGTGCGGCGGGACGGCGTACGCCACCTGGAACCCCGACTCGGTCCTCCAGCCGAAGTTCTCCGGACTGCTCTCCTCGGCCCCGTCCCTGGTCGGCAACGCGCGCAGCATCGTCACCGAGTTCGACGTCTACCAGCGGGAGTTGGCGCGCCTGGTGACCAACGTGACCAAGCTGTACGACGTCACCTCCACGCTCCCCGCCTACCAGCCGGACCCCACCACCATCCGCGTCCTGCACGTCTCGGACATCCATCTCAACCCGGCGAGCTGGAAGATCATCGCCTCGCTGGTGAAGCAGTACCAGGTCAACGTGATCGTCGACTCCGGCGACACCATGGACCACGGCACGGCCGCCGAGAACGGCTTCCTCGACCCGGTCGCCGACCTCGGGGCGCCGTACGTCTGGGTCCGCGGCAACCACGACTCCCAGGTCACCCAGCGCTACCTGGAGCGCATGAAGAACGTCCACGTCCTCGACGACGGCCGCGCCGAGACCGTCGCCGGGCTGCGCTTCGCCGGGCTCGGTGATCCCCAGTACACCCCCGACCGCAGCGAGAAGTCCGGCGCCCAGGAGACCCAGGAGGCGGCCGGCGGCCGGCTCGCCGCCTCGCTGCGCGACTGGACGACCGCCGGGAAACCGGTCGACGTCGCCGTGATCCACGAGCCCTCGGCCGCCCGCGAGGTCGACGGCTCGGTCCCGCTGGTCCTCTCCGGCCATCTGCACCACCAGGAGACGGAGGTCATGCGCAACGGCACCCGGCTGCGCGTCGAGGGCTCCACCGGCGGCAGCGGGCTGCGCGCGGTCGAGGGCAAGTACCCGGACCCGATCGAGGCCTCGATCCTCTACTTCGACCGCGACACCCGGCATCTGCAAGCCTGGGACGCGATCAAACTGGGCGGCCTCGGCCTGACGACGGCGGAGGTCAGCCGTCATCTCCCGGAGGAGAACCTGCCCGGAGCCACCCCGAGCCCCAGCCCCAGCAGCGGCACCAGCACCGGCACCAGCCCCTCGCCGAGCCCGTCCGGGAGCACCCGCTAA
- a CDS encoding metallopeptidase family protein gives MLEMTRDAFEELVAEALDQIPPELTRVMDNVAVFVEDEPPADDPELLGLYEGTPLTERGEWYAGVLPDRISIYMGPTLRYCETRDDVVHEVAVTVVHEIAHHFGIDDERLHELGWG, from the coding sequence GTGCTGGAGATGACGCGCGACGCCTTCGAAGAGCTGGTGGCCGAGGCCCTGGACCAGATCCCGCCCGAGCTGACCCGGGTCATGGACAACGTGGCGGTGTTCGTGGAGGACGAACCCCCGGCGGACGACCCCGAACTGCTCGGCCTGTACGAGGGCACCCCGCTCACCGAGCGCGGCGAGTGGTACGCGGGCGTCCTGCCCGACCGCATCTCGATCTACATGGGCCCGACCCTGCGCTACTGCGAGACCCGCGACGACGTCGTCCACGAGGTCGCCGTGACCGTCGTCCACGAGATCGCCCACCACTTCGGCATCGACGACGAGCGTCTCCACGAACTCGGCTGGGGCTGA
- a CDS encoding DEAD/DEAH box helicase, producing MSISSSDHIVMPENDENEAVEALETVDSADSLDTADTADSVDETPGVTFADLGLPEGVVRKLAQNGVTAPFPIQAATIPDALAGKDILGRGRTGSGKTLSFGLPTLATLAGGRTEKHKPRAIILTPTRELAMQVADALQPYGDVLGLKMKVVCGGTSMGNQIYALERGVDVLVATPGRLRDIINRGACSLENVQIAVLDEADQMSDLGFLPEVTELLDQVPAGGQRMLFSATMENEISTLVKRYLSNPVTHEVDSAQGNVTTMSHHILIVKPKDKAPVTAAIASRKGRTIIFVRTQLGADRIAEQLCDAGVKADALHGGMTQGARTRVLEDFKKGYVNALVATDVAARGIHVDGIDLVLNVDPAGDHKDYLHRAGRTARAGRTGTVVSLSLPHQRRQIFRLMEDAGVDAGRHIIQSAGAFDPEVAEITGARSMTEVQAESAGNAAQQAEREVASLTKQLERAQRRASELREEADRLVARAARDRGEDPEAAVAEAQAAVVAAEAVEASVPAQPAAQEAERGFERRDNDRGGFRRDERRDDRGGRSFERRDDRGGRSFERRDNDRGDRGGFRRDERRDDRGGRSFERRDDRGGFNRDNRDRGERGFERRDNERGDRGGFRRDERRDDRGGRSFERRDDRGGRGFERRDNERGDRGGFRRDDRPAGRSFERRDERGGHRGSDRPFNRDRRDDRPGFRSGGHERPHGRRDDHRGTGTGTGSGSGSSFGRRDDKPRWKRNG from the coding sequence ATGTCCATTTCCAGTTCTGATCACATCGTCATGCCCGAGAACGACGAGAACGAGGCCGTCGAGGCGCTCGAGACCGTCGACTCGGCCGACTCGCTCGACACCGCCGACACCGCCGACTCGGTCGACGAGACCCCCGGGGTCACCTTCGCCGACCTCGGTCTTCCCGAGGGCGTCGTGCGCAAGCTCGCGCAGAACGGTGTGACCGCCCCCTTCCCGATCCAGGCCGCGACCATCCCGGACGCCCTGGCCGGCAAGGACATCCTCGGCCGTGGCCGCACCGGCTCCGGCAAGACCCTCTCCTTCGGTCTGCCGACCCTGGCGACGCTCGCCGGCGGCCGCACCGAGAAGCACAAGCCCCGCGCGATCATCCTCACGCCGACGCGTGAGCTCGCCATGCAGGTGGCGGACGCCCTCCAGCCCTACGGCGACGTCCTCGGCCTGAAGATGAAGGTCGTCTGCGGCGGTACGTCGATGGGCAACCAGATCTACGCCCTCGAGCGCGGCGTCGACGTCCTGGTAGCCACCCCGGGCCGGCTGCGCGACATCATCAACCGCGGCGCCTGCTCGCTGGAGAACGTGCAGATCGCCGTCCTCGACGAGGCCGACCAGATGTCCGACCTGGGCTTCCTGCCCGAGGTCACCGAGCTGCTCGACCAGGTCCCGGCCGGCGGCCAGCGGATGCTGTTCTCCGCCACGATGGAGAACGAGATCTCCACGCTGGTCAAGCGCTACCTGAGCAACCCCGTCACGCACGAGGTCGACAGCGCCCAGGGCAACGTCACGACCATGTCGCACCACATCCTGATCGTGAAGCCCAAGGACAAGGCGCCGGTCACCGCCGCGATCGCCTCCCGCAAGGGCCGCACGATCATCTTCGTCCGCACCCAGCTGGGCGCGGACCGCATCGCCGAGCAGCTGTGCGACGCCGGTGTGAAGGCCGACGCGCTGCACGGCGGTATGACGCAGGGCGCCCGTACCCGCGTGCTCGAGGACTTCAAGAAGGGCTACGTCAACGCGCTCGTCGCGACCGACGTCGCCGCCCGTGGTATCCACGTCGACGGCATCGACCTGGTCCTGAACGTGGACCCGGCCGGTGACCACAAGGACTACCTGCACCGCGCGGGCCGTACGGCGCGTGCCGGTCGCACGGGTACGGTCGTCTCCCTCTCCCTGCCGCACCAGCGCCGCCAGATCTTCCGCCTCATGGAGGACGCGGGCGTCGACGCCGGGCGTCACATCATCCAGAGCGCCGGCGCCTTCGACCCCGAGGTCGCCGAGATCACCGGTGCCCGGTCGATGACCGAGGTCCAGGCCGAGTCCGCGGGCAACGCCGCGCAGCAGGCCGAGCGTGAGGTCGCCTCCCTGACCAAGCAGCTGGAGCGGGCGCAGCGCCGTGCGAGCGAGCTGCGCGAGGAGGCCGACCGCCTCGTCGCCCGCGCCGCCCGTGACCGCGGTGAGGACCCGGAGGCCGCCGTCGCCGAGGCGCAGGCCGCGGTCGTTGCCGCCGAGGCCGTCGAGGCGTCGGTGCCCGCGCAGCCGGCGGCCCAGGAGGCCGAGCGTGGCTTCGAGCGTCGCGACAACGACCGTGGCGGCTTCCGTCGTGACGAGCGTCGCGACGACCGTGGTGGCCGTTCCTTCGAGCGCCGTGACGACCGTGGTGGCCGTTCCTTCGAGCGTCGGGACAACGACCGCGGTGACCGTGGCGGGTTCCGTCGTGACGAGCGTCGCGATGACCGTGGTGGCCGTTCCTTCGAGCGCCGTGACGACCGGGGCGGCTTCAACCGGGACAACCGTGACCGCGGTGAGCGTGGCTTCGAGCGTCGGGACAACGAGCGCGGTGACCGTGGCGGGTTCCGTCGTGACGAGCGTCGCGACGACCGTGGTGGCCGTTCCTTCGAGCGCCGTGACGACCGCGGTGGCCGTGGCTTCGAGCGTCGGGACAACGAGCGCGGTGACCGTGGCGGGTTCCGTCGCGACGACCGTCCGGCCGGCCGTTCCTTCGAGCGCCGTGACGAGCGCGGTGGACACCGTGGCAGCGACCGCCCCTTCAACCGCGACCGCCGCGACGACCGTCCGGGCTTCCGCTCCGGCGGCCACGAGCGCCCCCACGGCCGCCGTGACGACCACCGTGGCACCGGCACCGGCACCGGCTCCGGTTCCGGCTCGTCCTTCGGCCGCCGTGACGACAAGCCGCGCTGGAAGCGCAACGGCTGA
- a CDS encoding amino acid permease: MTDDAIASGPSKGPNGLSDEERLAQLGYTQVLARRMSAFSNYAVSFTIISVLSGCLTLYLFGMNTGGPAVITWGWVAVGLMTLFVGLSMAEICSAYPTSAGLYFWAHRLAPPRTAAAWAWFTGWFNVLGQVAVTAGIDFGAASFLGAYLNLQFDFEVTPGRTMLLFAAILVLHGLLNTFGVRIVALLNSVSVWWHVIGVALIVGALTFAPDHHQSASFVFGEFVNNTGWGSGAYVVALGLLMAQYTFTGYDASAHMTEETHDASTAGPKGIVQSIWTSWIAGFVLLLGFTFAIQSYDGALNSPTGAPPAQILLDALGATSGKLLLLVVIGAQLFCGMASVTANSRMIYAFSRDGALPYSRIWHTVSPRTRTPVAAVWLAAGGALILGLPYLINVTAYAAVTSIAVIGLYIAYVIPTLLRLRKGEEFERGPWHLGRWSRAIGVVSVAWVGVITVLFMLPQLSPVTWETFNYAPVAVLVVLGFAATWWLASARHWFLNPDHERTLAREAARKGAPEPVDP; encoded by the coding sequence ATGACAGATGACGCGATAGCGAGCGGGCCGTCCAAGGGGCCGAACGGCCTGTCGGACGAGGAACGGCTGGCCCAGCTCGGTTACACACAGGTCCTGGCCCGCCGTATGTCGGCGTTCTCCAACTACGCCGTCTCCTTCACGATCATCTCGGTCCTGTCGGGCTGTCTGACGCTGTATCTGTTCGGCATGAACACCGGCGGCCCCGCGGTGATCACGTGGGGGTGGGTGGCCGTCGGGCTGATGACCCTGTTCGTCGGGTTGTCGATGGCCGAGATCTGTTCGGCGTACCCGACCTCCGCGGGGCTGTACTTCTGGGCCCACCGCCTCGCCCCGCCCCGGACCGCGGCCGCGTGGGCGTGGTTCACGGGCTGGTTCAACGTGCTGGGGCAGGTCGCCGTGACCGCCGGCATCGACTTCGGGGCGGCGTCCTTCCTCGGCGCCTACCTGAACCTCCAGTTCGACTTCGAGGTGACGCCGGGCAGGACGATGCTGCTCTTCGCGGCGATCCTCGTCCTGCACGGCCTGCTCAACACCTTCGGCGTGCGGATCGTCGCCCTGTTGAACAGCGTCAGCGTGTGGTGGCACGTGATCGGCGTCGCGCTCATCGTCGGCGCCCTCACCTTCGCCCCCGACCACCACCAGTCCGCGTCCTTCGTGTTCGGCGAGTTCGTGAACAACACGGGCTGGGGCAGCGGGGCGTACGTCGTCGCCCTCGGCCTGCTGATGGCCCAGTACACCTTCACCGGCTACGACGCCTCCGCCCATATGACCGAGGAGACGCACGACGCCTCGACGGCGGGCCCGAAGGGGATCGTGCAGTCGATCTGGACGTCGTGGATCGCGGGCTTCGTGTTGTTGCTGGGCTTCACCTTCGCCATCCAGTCCTACGACGGTGCCCTGAACTCCCCGACCGGCGCGCCGCCCGCCCAGATCCTGCTGGACGCGCTCGGCGCGACCTCCGGCAAGCTGCTGCTGCTCGTCGTCATCGGGGCGCAGCTGTTCTGCGGGATGGCGTCCGTGACCGCCAACAGCCGCATGATCTACGCGTTCTCCCGGGACGGGGCGCTGCCGTACTCGCGCATCTGGCACACCGTCAGCCCCCGCACCCGCACACCGGTCGCCGCGGTGTGGCTGGCGGCGGGCGGCGCGCTGATCCTCGGTCTGCCGTACCTGATCAATGTGACCGCGTACGCGGCGGTGACGTCCATCGCCGTCATCGGCCTCTACATCGCGTACGTCATCCCGACCCTGCTCCGGCTGCGCAAGGGCGAGGAGTTCGAGCGCGGGCCCTGGCATCTGGGCCGCTGGTCCAGGGCGATCGGGGTGGTGTCGGTGGCGTGGGTCGGCGTGATCACGGTCCTGTTCATGCTGCCGCAGCTCTCGCCGGTCACCTGGGAGACCTTCAACTACGCGCCGGTCGCCGTCCTGGTGGTGCTGGGCTTCGCGGCGACCTGGTGGCTGGCCTCGGCCCGGCACTGGTTCCTCAACCCCGACCACGAGCGGACGCTGGCGAGGGAAGCGGCCCGCAAGGGTGCCCCCGAACCGGTCGATCCGTGA
- a CDS encoding TetR/AcrR family transcriptional regulator: MSTHTTSENQPRKRRPYAPRVPIEQRREQLLDAALAVIVSDGYDRISIDAIAKRAGVARSVVYGAYDHLDALLTALLDRQQARAFDRLLATIPDDPAQRGDPAAFAAETVRRMSTMLRQDPDTWRLILAPPGNMPTVVRDRIEADRERFRLRVETWLSHALTDPNDPTRESPGSLDPRILAHALVACAEHFGRLALTDPGTFEPAHLIDQVRLILGALWPRTR; this comes from the coding sequence GTGTCGACCCACACGACTTCGGAGAACCAGCCCCGCAAGCGGCGCCCCTACGCCCCGCGCGTCCCGATCGAGCAGCGCCGTGAGCAACTCCTCGACGCCGCCCTCGCCGTGATCGTCAGCGACGGCTACGACCGGATCTCCATCGACGCCATCGCCAAGCGGGCCGGCGTCGCCCGGTCCGTGGTCTACGGCGCCTACGACCACCTCGATGCCCTGCTGACCGCACTGCTCGACCGCCAGCAGGCCCGCGCCTTCGACCGCCTGCTCGCCACGATCCCCGACGACCCCGCGCAACGGGGCGACCCGGCCGCATTCGCCGCGGAGACCGTGCGCCGCATGTCCACGATGCTCCGTCAGGACCCGGACACCTGGCGGCTGATCCTCGCGCCGCCCGGCAACATGCCGACGGTGGTCCGCGACCGCATCGAGGCGGACCGGGAACGATTCCGGCTCCGCGTCGAGACGTGGCTCTCCCACGCCTTGACCGACCCGAACGACCCGACCCGCGAGTCCCCTGGCTCCCTCGACCCGCGGATCCTCGCCCACGCCCTGGTCGCCTGCGCCGAACACTTCGGCCGCCTCGCCCTCACCGACCCCGGCACGTTCGAGCCCGCGCATCTGATCGACCAGGTACGGCTGATCCTCGGGGCGCTGTGGCCACGGACGCGCTGA
- a CDS encoding oxygenase MpaB family protein, giving the protein MTKLKRFRRGEVRPHEDHGFFGPGSVVWKVWSYPTAPTVGFQRAVVVEELDPPLVAAVHATQGIYRRSRTRYDRTLRYFAMVAFAGSREVCKAADVLVKVHSKAIGELPYGGGTYDANDPASQLWIQLTGWHSILYAYEKYGPGKLTEQEETEYWEACALAAELQTCSPDDVPRSRDGVRAYFAEMRPRLSGSPIARQAMHHLLRAELVFPPTPWWATPASLAVARAQRIATIATMPRWMRELAGIRQSRLLDTLIVPVMRAAFALAHLSPRLELLLIGRLSPSTVPVIAPMKLGVPPRTQEVLTPAEARARHGYPRPAEAHLDLRARQAARVFDDGKAPSDQGLIESQEILGPLA; this is encoded by the coding sequence ATGACGAAGCTCAAGAGGTTCCGGCGCGGCGAGGTCCGACCGCACGAGGACCACGGCTTCTTCGGGCCCGGCTCGGTCGTGTGGAAGGTCTGGAGCTATCCGACCGCCCCGACGGTCGGCTTCCAGCGGGCTGTCGTCGTCGAGGAGCTCGACCCGCCACTGGTGGCCGCCGTACACGCCACCCAGGGCATCTACCGCCGCTCCCGCACCCGTTACGACCGCACCCTGCGCTACTTCGCGATGGTGGCCTTCGCCGGTTCCCGTGAGGTGTGCAAGGCCGCGGACGTGCTGGTCAAGGTGCACTCCAAGGCGATCGGCGAGCTGCCGTACGGCGGCGGGACCTACGACGCCAACGACCCCGCCTCACAACTGTGGATCCAGCTCACCGGCTGGCACTCGATCCTCTACGCGTACGAGAAGTACGGCCCCGGCAAGCTCACCGAGCAGGAGGAGACGGAGTACTGGGAGGCCTGCGCCCTCGCCGCGGAGTTGCAGACCTGCTCCCCCGACGACGTCCCCCGCAGCAGGGACGGCGTCCGGGCGTACTTCGCGGAGATGCGCCCGCGGCTGTCCGGCAGCCCGATCGCCCGGCAGGCCATGCACCATCTGCTCAGGGCCGAACTCGTCTTCCCGCCGACGCCCTGGTGGGCGACGCCGGCGAGCCTGGCCGTCGCGCGGGCCCAGCGGATCGCCACGATCGCGACCATGCCGCGCTGGATGCGCGAGCTGGCGGGCATCCGGCAGTCCCGCCTCCTCGACACGCTCATCGTGCCGGTCATGAGGGCGGCCTTCGCGCTCGCCCATCTGAGCCCGCGGCTCGAACTGCTCCTGATCGGACGCCTCTCGCCCTCGACGGTCCCGGTGATCGCACCGATGAAGCTCGGCGTCCCGCCGCGCACGCAGGAGGTGCTGACGCCCGCCGAGGCCCGCGCCCGCCACGGCTACCCCAGGCCCGCCGAGGCCCATCTCGACCTCCGCGCCCGGCAGGCCGCCCGTGTCTTCGACGACGGCAAGGCCCCCAGCGACCAGGGCCTCATCGAGTCCCAGGAGATCCTCGGCCCGCTCGCGTAG
- a CDS encoding NADPH-dependent FMN reductase: MATSPVILLLSGSLRSGSTNEAVLRTAQAVAPSAGVRAVPYDGLAGLPHFNPDDDTDPLPAPVTGLREAIGSAAGILICTPEYAGTLPGSFKNLLDWTVGGTEICDKPVAWVGAAAQGRGGGAEATLRTVLGYTGADIVERACVKLPVDRGMLGADGTVTDPDFRRRVGETLGLLAAAADALMRPGT; encoded by the coding sequence ATGGCGACGTCACCGGTGATCCTGCTGCTGTCGGGGAGCCTGCGCTCCGGCTCCACCAACGAGGCCGTCCTGCGCACCGCGCAGGCCGTGGCGCCGTCGGCGGGGGTGCGGGCGGTGCCCTACGACGGTCTCGCCGGCCTTCCGCACTTCAACCCCGATGACGACACCGACCCGCTCCCCGCGCCCGTGACCGGGCTCAGGGAGGCGATCGGCTCGGCGGCCGGGATCCTGATCTGTACGCCGGAGTACGCGGGGACGCTGCCGGGCTCGTTCAAGAACCTGCTCGACTGGACGGTCGGCGGCACCGAGATCTGCGACAAGCCGGTTGCCTGGGTCGGCGCGGCGGCCCAGGGGCGCGGCGGAGGCGCGGAGGCCACCCTGCGCACGGTCCTCGGCTACACCGGCGCCGACATCGTGGAGCGGGCCTGCGTGAAACTGCCGGTGGACCGGGGGATGCTCGGCGCGGACGGGACCGTCACCGACCCCGATTTCCGGCGGCGGGTCGGCGAGACCCTCGGCCTGCTGGCCGCGGCGGCCGACGCGCTGATGCGGCCGGGGACATGA
- a CDS encoding leucine-rich repeat domain-containing protein, with product MTQALNLWRRQLGHVPESVWARTELQVLILADNGLTDLPPAIGGLHRLTTLDLGHNRLTSVPPELGALTGLTGFLYLHDNDLTELPDALGALTRLRYLNVGENKLSELPDAVGRMTGLVELRAQHNRLTTLPDGIGRLRALRELWLRGNQLTGLPPSLSGLRELRHLELRENSLTELPDALAGLPLLRHLDLRGNHLTHLPDWLTALPALEKLDLRWNACDPSSPLVGELERRGCVVLS from the coding sequence ATGACACAGGCGCTCAACCTCTGGCGCCGGCAACTGGGTCACGTGCCCGAGTCGGTCTGGGCGCGCACCGAACTCCAGGTGCTGATCCTCGCTGACAACGGCCTCACGGACCTCCCGCCCGCCATCGGCGGACTCCACCGGCTGACCACACTGGACCTCGGTCACAACCGTCTCACCTCGGTACCGCCCGAACTCGGCGCCCTGACCGGCCTCACCGGCTTCCTCTACCTGCACGACAACGACCTCACCGAACTCCCCGACGCCCTCGGCGCCCTCACCCGGCTGCGCTATCTCAATGTCGGCGAGAACAAGCTCTCCGAGCTTCCGGACGCCGTCGGCCGGATGACCGGGCTGGTCGAACTCCGGGCCCAGCACAACCGGCTGACCACCCTGCCGGACGGCATCGGCCGCCTCCGCGCCCTGCGGGAACTCTGGCTCCGCGGCAACCAGCTCACCGGCCTGCCGCCGTCCCTCTCCGGCCTGCGCGAGCTGCGCCACCTGGAGCTGCGGGAGAACTCCCTCACCGAGCTCCCGGACGCCCTCGCGGGGCTGCCCCTCCTGCGCCACCTGGACCTGCGCGGCAACCACCTCACCCACCTGCCGGACTGGCTCACCGCCCTGCCCGCGCTGGAGAAGCTGGACCTGCGCTGGAACGCCTGCGATCCGTCGTCGCCGCTGGTGGGGGAGCTGGAGCGGCGGGGGTGCGTGGTCCTGTCGTAA
- a CDS encoding sensor histidine kinase codes for MGKTMRRAVRATGHLLLAAAMAFGVWIFICVLLITAVGTLVLVGAWLLPETVLLIRRIAGAKRKTTAAWTGVRIPEAYQPLTGTTRERFRTAVHDPGTLTDFRWMVAYYLYGALLFLALPLWPLALVVDGVWSGLLRQQPVVLPLIVRIADLEADWSTSLLKPSPKAVLARRVEELAATRADAIAAHGAELRRIERDLHDGAQARLVALSMRIGLAKRAYDRDPEAARRLLDEAQDQAEQALTELRQVVRGIHPPILSDRGLVGAVRALAASSGLRVSIEDEGLDEGVRAPAAVEAAAYFVVAESLTNAAKHSGSPRAEVRLTRARRGLRVRVSDVEGRGGADEGGGSGLLGMRRRVAALDGTVDVSSPAGGPTVIEVELPCVW; via the coding sequence ATGGGAAAGACCATGCGGCGGGCCGTGCGGGCGACGGGGCATCTGCTGCTCGCCGCGGCGATGGCGTTCGGCGTGTGGATCTTCATCTGTGTGCTGCTGATCACCGCCGTCGGCACCCTCGTGCTGGTCGGCGCCTGGCTGCTGCCCGAGACGGTGCTGCTGATCCGGCGGATCGCGGGCGCCAAGAGGAAGACGACCGCCGCGTGGACCGGCGTGCGGATCCCCGAGGCCTACCAGCCCCTCACCGGCACGACCCGCGAGCGGTTCCGGACCGCCGTGCACGACCCCGGCACGCTCACCGACTTCCGCTGGATGGTCGCGTACTACCTCTACGGCGCCCTCCTCTTCCTCGCCCTCCCGCTGTGGCCGCTCGCGCTCGTCGTCGACGGGGTGTGGAGCGGGCTGCTGCGGCAGCAGCCCGTCGTCCTTCCGCTCATCGTGCGGATCGCCGACCTGGAGGCCGACTGGTCGACCTCGTTGCTCAAGCCGTCCCCGAAGGCGGTGCTGGCCCGCCGGGTCGAGGAGCTGGCCGCGACCCGCGCCGACGCGATCGCCGCGCACGGCGCCGAACTCCGCCGTATCGAACGGGACCTGCACGACGGCGCCCAGGCCCGCCTGGTCGCGCTGTCGATGCGGATCGGCCTGGCGAAACGGGCCTACGACCGTGATCCCGAGGCCGCGCGCAGACTGCTGGACGAGGCCCAGGACCAGGCCGAGCAGGCGCTGACCGAACTGCGCCAGGTCGTGCGCGGCATCCACCCGCCGATCCTCAGCGACCGCGGCCTCGTGGGCGCGGTGCGCGCACTGGCGGCGAGCAGCGGGCTGCGGGTGAGCATCGAGGACGAGGGGCTGGACGAGGGGGTGCGCGCGCCCGCCGCCGTCGAGGCCGCCGCCTACTTCGTGGTCGCCGAGTCCCTCACCAACGCCGCCAAACACAGTGGCTCACCCCGCGCCGAGGTACGGCTGACCCGCGCCCGGCGCGGACTGCGGGTGCGGGTGAGCGACGTCGAGGGGCGGGGCGGCGCCGACGAGGGCGGCGGCTCGGGGCTGCTCGGGATGCGGCGCCGGGTCGCCGCGCTGGACGGGACCGTGGACGTGTCGAGCCCCGCCGGGGGGCCGACCGTGATCGAAGTGGAGCTGCCGTGCGTGTGGTGA